Proteins encoded together in one Pseudomonas sp. Seg1 window:
- a CDS encoding toll/interleukin-1 receptor domain-containing protein — MPNASEGSPLVSVFISYSHDSRDHKEWVEVLARRLEFDGIHVILDQWDLPSGGDLPRFMHSMASADKVIAVCTPTYVSKADSGKGGVGYEAMILTAQLMRNVKLEKIIPVVRVPVIDGDSVPIFLTSKVYVDFRNDPEFEQSYADLILDIYDQRINRRPVRGQSPFQSLSPSTVAAAAIRSMEESKSQASAPLATDGLEKLVAGLSGFASSDLEGVVDFDYSNNNGEFLCGFGKLDFLTKWSSASSTSIHVYSDPHNIAGVAIARGAKEAREVVNPQSCDFSSRTRTPMIGEVVVFKNTNGFFMAAKIEKIESSSRGSVNDRLVFSYAVLSQMGSIRAG, encoded by the coding sequence ATGCCAAATGCTTCCGAAGGATCACCGTTAGTTAGCGTCTTCATCTCATATTCGCACGACAGCCGAGATCATAAGGAATGGGTTGAGGTCCTTGCTAGACGGCTTGAGTTCGATGGAATTCACGTCATTCTTGATCAATGGGATCTTCCATCCGGAGGGGATCTTCCGCGCTTCATGCACTCCATGGCATCCGCGGACAAAGTGATTGCCGTTTGCACACCTACCTATGTCTCCAAAGCCGACTCAGGCAAGGGAGGGGTTGGATACGAAGCAATGATTCTCACCGCACAGCTCATGAGAAATGTAAAACTGGAGAAAATCATCCCAGTCGTCCGTGTACCTGTCATAGATGGGGATAGCGTGCCGATATTTCTCACTTCTAAAGTGTATGTCGATTTCCGGAATGATCCTGAATTTGAGCAGAGCTATGCTGATTTGATTCTTGATATCTATGATCAGCGAATAAATCGGCGTCCGGTGCGCGGCCAGAGTCCGTTTCAAAGCCTTTCGCCCTCGACAGTCGCTGCCGCAGCTATTCGTTCTATGGAAGAAAGCAAATCACAGGCTTCGGCACCATTGGCTACCGACGGCCTGGAAAAATTGGTTGCAGGTTTATCCGGTTTTGCGTCATCAGATCTGGAGGGGGTCGTAGATTTCGACTACTCCAACAACAATGGCGAATTTTTATGCGGCTTTGGGAAGCTAGACTTCCTCACTAAATGGAGCAGCGCTTCTAGCACCTCGATTCACGTCTACAGCGATCCTCACAACATTGCTGGCGTGGCGATTGCGAGAGGTGCGAAGGAAGCTCGAGAAGTCGTTAATCCACAGAGCTGTGATTTTTCCTCTCGTACACGCACCCCTATGATCGGTGAAGTAGTCGTCTTCAAAAATACAAATGGATTTTTTATGGCTGCTAAGATCGAGAAGATAGAAAGCTCTAGTAGAGGTAGCGTAAACGATAGGCTGGTGTTCTCTTACGCCGTTCTGTCTCAGATGGGTTCTATCAGGGCAGGCTGA
- a CDS encoding PA3371 family protein, translated as MSKSAAGFLILALLSGVVHFSLFEETEITLPLVGCGVFAVLFVLALVAGRKIKFDPVLR; from the coding sequence ATGTCCAAATCAGCAGCAGGATTTCTGATCCTCGCCTTATTGAGTGGCGTTGTGCATTTTTCGCTGTTCGAGGAAACCGAAATCACCCTGCCCCTGGTTGGTTGTGGCGTGTTTGCGGTGTTGTTCGTGCTGGCGCTGGTCGCCGGGCGCAAGATCAAATTTGATCCGGTGTTGCGTTGA
- the phnN gene encoding phosphonate metabolism protein/1,5-bisphosphokinase (PRPP-forming) PhnN has protein sequence MDGRLIYLMGPSGSGKDSLIEAAREPLRALNCEVMRRVITRSAESVGEDAIGVTPEEFEQCQRAGDFSLAWQANGLAYGIPAQMDEWLKSGRHVLVNGSRANLRQALERYPTLLPVLLTVKDEVLRERLLRRGRETLEQIDARLARNTLFKDRRSSDEPVHLIDNSGALADAVNQLLKWIKINATPDQI, from the coding sequence ATGGATGGCAGGCTTATTTATCTGATGGGACCGTCCGGCTCAGGCAAGGACAGCCTGATTGAGGCCGCCCGTGAGCCACTTCGTGCGTTGAACTGCGAAGTGATGCGTCGAGTGATCACGCGCTCAGCGGAATCGGTGGGCGAAGACGCAATTGGCGTGACGCCAGAAGAGTTCGAACAGTGCCAGCGGGCAGGCGATTTTTCCCTCGCCTGGCAGGCCAATGGCCTCGCCTATGGCATTCCCGCACAAATGGACGAGTGGTTGAAATCCGGGCGACATGTATTGGTGAATGGTTCTCGCGCCAACCTACGGCAGGCACTTGAGCGCTACCCGACACTGCTGCCGGTTTTATTGACGGTGAAGGATGAGGTCTTGCGTGAGCGACTGCTCAGACGGGGCCGCGAGACGCTGGAGCAAATCGACGCGAGACTGGCCCGCAATACGCTGTTCAAGGACAGGCGATCAAGTGATGAGCCCGTCCACCTGATCGATAACTCGGGCGCCTTGGCAGACGCCGTCAATCAACTGCTGAAATGGATAAAAATCAACGCAACACCGGATCAAATTTGA
- a CDS encoding Arc family DNA-binding protein encodes MRPLKQAIYSSRTADKFVVRLPDGMRERIAEVARNHHRSMNSEIIARLEQSLIQEGALGEELSMRLDSPELSLHERELLQRFRQLSHRQQNALVSLIAHDAEMAADAS; translated from the coding sequence ATGCGCCCATTGAAACAGGCAATTTATTCCAGCCGTACGGCTGACAAGTTTGTCGTACGTCTGCCAGACGGAATGCGTGAACGCATTGCCGAGGTGGCTCGCAATCATCATCGCAGCATGAACTCCGAGATCATTGCGCGCCTTGAGCAGAGTCTTATTCAGGAAGGCGCACTGGGCGAAGAGCTGAGCATGCGCCTGGACAGCCCGGAGCTGTCGTTGCACGAGCGCGAGCTGCTGCAACGCTTCCGTCAACTGTCTCACCGTCAGCAGAACGCGTTGGTGTCCTTGATCGCCCACGACGCTGAAATGGCCGCAGACGCGTCCTGA